One region of Ignavibacteriales bacterium genomic DNA includes:
- a CDS encoding SRPBCC domain-containing protein, whose product MLEKIKTSVTISTTPEILYKAWLNSKEHSAFTGGKAVVSSKVGAGYTAWNGYISGKNILLYSNKKIIQSWRSTDFPAGCPDSRLEIIFGATKTGTKITLIHSDLPEGQGNDYKKGWKDFYFQPMKKYYKKK is encoded by the coding sequence ATGTTAGAAAAAATTAAAACTTCAGTAACAATTTCTACTACGCCGGAAATATTATATAAAGCCTGGTTAAACAGTAAAGAGCACAGTGCATTCACTGGTGGAAAAGCAGTTGTTAGTTCTAAAGTCGGAGCAGGTTATACCGCCTGGAATGGTTACATTTCTGGAAAAAATATTTTACTCTATTCAAATAAAAAAATTATTCAATCATGGCGGTCAACAGATTTTCCTGCTGGTTGTCCGGATTCAAGGTTAGAAATAATTTTTGGTGCCACAAAAACCGGAACAAAAATTACTTTAATTCATTCTGATTTACCGGAAGGACAAGGGAATGATTATAAAAAAGGTTGGAAAGATTTTTATTTCCAACCAATGAAGAAATATTATAAGAAAAAATAG